A portion of the Bdellovibrio bacteriovorus genome contains these proteins:
- a CDS encoding lysophospholipid acyltransferase family protein, which translates to MKANRTMNLLVASTLASSLVLTSTTAFSAEKCATIFLEKQAILAFKLGVRQTGLEGRPLGLQVVESRYKIVENTINAVATAVFGKTLKLDVINKVTKNFLADTSSDPYFVRLARAFDLRFSADEAALVKGIPAQGGGIIVLNHPRNGSDGIAVAAAISKLRPDTKVAMTLFLENVPGLSDHAIFLNPYGGRAARDYNAPRMKEMEEHIRNGGLLVVFASGEVSMKDPGSAQKPVDPEWRSGVARLVQAVPETQVIPVYVGGEASKQFYEVRKKGLGLKTTIFHVRELANNVGREFPLSISNPVQGKELLETFGTNSKDMMQYLRARTYLMNEQTSLVKKSEAAPRVMVDVALSKDPARIHSEVMRDGDLLVSDDKKGINVYALEGSKMSDLVWHELGIAREKSFRVVGEGSGKEMDIDVYDRHYIHIIAMDTVTNKMLGAYRVGRVDKIVAERGLEGLYTSNYFKHQALIEKHGSQMLEMGRSFVDFEAGAKAIVGLDRLWRGVTSYVSKNPHYRYLIGPVSISNAYSTTSKLLMLKYLEKYMDPELSQVVSGNTPIEFKSQFSKEIDIVANKTADLRELNRLVVNLDGQSIPPLLISYNKLGAKYIAFDRDVQFNTVDGLILVDLVSKGAADEASKFFGDQWPAYLQYHGASVDQN; encoded by the coding sequence ATGAAAGCAAATCGCACGATGAATCTTTTAGTCGCAAGCACTTTGGCTTCAAGCTTGGTGCTGACATCAACAACCGCATTTTCAGCCGAAAAATGTGCGACGATTTTTTTAGAAAAACAGGCGATTTTAGCTTTCAAACTAGGTGTACGTCAAACAGGTTTAGAAGGTCGCCCACTAGGTCTGCAAGTTGTTGAATCAAGATATAAAATTGTTGAAAACACTATCAACGCCGTTGCCACGGCGGTATTTGGAAAAACACTTAAGCTTGATGTTATCAACAAAGTTACTAAAAACTTTTTAGCCGACACCAGCAGCGATCCCTATTTTGTGCGCTTGGCGCGCGCCTTTGATTTACGTTTTAGCGCGGATGAGGCGGCATTAGTAAAAGGAATTCCGGCTCAAGGTGGTGGGATCATCGTATTAAATCACCCTCGCAATGGTTCAGATGGTATTGCCGTCGCCGCTGCCATTTCAAAACTACGTCCCGACACCAAAGTTGCCATGACACTATTCTTAGAAAATGTTCCGGGACTGAGTGATCACGCTATTTTCTTAAATCCTTATGGGGGCCGGGCGGCCCGCGATTACAACGCGCCAAGAATGAAAGAAATGGAAGAGCATATTCGTAATGGGGGACTTCTGGTGGTCTTTGCTTCGGGCGAAGTTAGCATGAAAGATCCAGGATCAGCGCAAAAACCGGTGGATCCAGAATGGAGATCCGGGGTTGCGCGCCTAGTACAAGCCGTTCCTGAAACCCAAGTTATCCCTGTCTATGTCGGTGGCGAAGCTTCAAAACAGTTTTATGAAGTTCGAAAAAAAGGCTTAGGATTAAAAACAACGATTTTTCATGTCAGAGAACTAGCCAATAACGTAGGTCGTGAATTCCCACTTTCTATTTCTAACCCCGTTCAGGGTAAAGAACTTTTAGAAACTTTCGGAACTAACTCTAAAGATATGATGCAGTACTTGCGTGCGCGCACATATTTAATGAATGAACAAACAAGTTTGGTAAAAAAATCTGAGGCGGCTCCGCGAGTGATGGTCGATGTCGCGTTGTCAAAAGACCCTGCCCGTATTCACTCTGAAGTTATGCGCGACGGCGACTTGCTTGTCTCTGATGATAAAAAGGGTATCAACGTTTATGCTCTAGAAGGCAGCAAGATGTCGGATCTGGTGTGGCATGAGTTAGGCATTGCGCGCGAAAAATCCTTCCGTGTTGTGGGTGAGGGGTCCGGCAAAGAAATGGATATTGATGTGTATGACAGACACTATATTCACATCATCGCCATGGATACCGTGACCAATAAAATGTTAGGTGCGTATCGTGTGGGTCGCGTGGATAAGATCGTGGCGGAAAGAGGCCTAGAGGGTCTTTACACTTCAAACTATTTCAAACACCAAGCCTTGATTGAAAAACACGGTTCCCAAATGTTAGAGATGGGCCGAAGCTTTGTCGACTTTGAAGCCGGCGCCAAAGCTATTGTGGGATTAGATCGCTTATGGAGAGGTGTGACCTCTTACGTTTCAAAAAACCCGCATTATAGATATCTTATTGGGCCGGTTTCTATTTCCAATGCTTATTCCACAACAAGTAAATTGTTGATGTTAAAGTATCTAGAAAAATACATGGACCCAGAACTTTCGCAAGTTGTGAGCGGTAATACTCCGATTGAGTTTAAAAGTCAGTTCTCTAAAGAAATTGATATCGTTGCTAATAAAACTGCGGACTTAAGAGAATTAAATCGTTTGGTAGTAAACTTAGACGGCCAATCTATCCCGCCATTGCTTATCAGTTACAATAAGCTTGGTGCAAAATATATCGCCTTTGACCGTGACGTTCAATTCAACACGGTCGATGGACTTATTCTTGTGGATCTAGTTTCTAAGGGAGCTGCTGACGAGGCGTCGAAATTTTTCGGAGACCAGTGGCCTGCGTACTTGCAGTACCACGGGGCCTCTGTAGATCAGAATTAA
- a CDS encoding phosphomannomutase/phosphoglucomutase, whose product MFQPVIFREYDIRGVYNQQFDDDFARLLARAYVVYMKNEKNISNPTVAIGCDARESSPAIVKSLAKGLMESGANVIHLGLVTTPVCYFSTFEVAGVQGAFQVTGSHNPPEYNGFKISVGKGTIFGVEIQKLLHIIQKGQYIDGQGTEKTIDIKPTYYDRYKKEFGTIKNIKFVLDCGNGAGGSVVRGLFNAVGLTPTILFEEPDGRFPNHHPDPTVEENLEDLKKQVAKEGAVCGIGFDGDADRIGVVDHTGRMVYGDELMVIISRAILAEQKGAKIIGDVKCSDRMYQDVAKHGGVPIMWKTGHSLVKEKIKVEKAPFGGEMSGHVFFADRNYGYDDAPYAALRLVEILAKTGKTIPELLEGLPPAFNTPEIRIDTTEEKKVLIVQKMIEAFPDKPGADYKVDFTDGIRLSFKDGWALCRSSNTQPVVVVRYESNTQAGLDAIRNRVEAVVNKYL is encoded by the coding sequence ATGTTTCAACCAGTGATTTTTAGAGAATACGATATCCGCGGCGTTTATAACCAACAATTCGACGACGATTTTGCTCGTTTGCTTGCTCGCGCTTATGTCGTTTACATGAAGAACGAAAAAAATATTTCTAATCCAACAGTGGCTATCGGTTGTGATGCACGCGAAAGCTCTCCAGCCATCGTAAAAAGTTTGGCTAAAGGTTTAATGGAGTCGGGTGCGAATGTTATTCATCTAGGATTAGTAACAACTCCGGTTTGTTATTTTTCAACATTCGAAGTGGCCGGAGTTCAAGGTGCTTTCCAAGTAACAGGTTCCCACAATCCTCCAGAATATAATGGGTTTAAAATTTCTGTCGGCAAAGGAACCATCTTTGGTGTCGAGATCCAAAAACTTTTGCACATCATTCAAAAGGGTCAATACATCGATGGTCAAGGAACTGAAAAGACAATCGACATCAAACCGACTTATTATGATCGCTATAAAAAAGAATTCGGTACGATCAAAAACATCAAATTCGTTTTAGATTGCGGAAATGGCGCGGGCGGTTCAGTTGTGCGCGGTTTATTTAATGCCGTCGGTTTAACGCCGACAATCCTGTTCGAAGAGCCAGATGGACGCTTCCCAAATCATCATCCAGACCCAACGGTTGAAGAAAATCTTGAGGACCTAAAAAAACAAGTCGCTAAAGAAGGTGCCGTTTGTGGTATCGGCTTTGACGGCGACGCGGATCGTATCGGTGTTGTAGATCACACCGGCCGCATGGTTTATGGCGATGAGTTGATGGTTATTATTTCACGCGCGATTTTGGCGGAACAAAAAGGCGCAAAAATTATCGGCGACGTGAAGTGTTCCGATCGTATGTATCAAGACGTGGCTAAGCATGGTGGCGTGCCTATCATGTGGAAAACGGGTCACTCGTTAGTAAAAGAAAAAATCAAGGTTGAAAAAGCTCCGTTTGGTGGCGAGATGTCAGGGCACGTGTTCTTTGCAGATCGCAACTATGGTTACGACGATGCTCCTTACGCGGCTCTTCGCTTGGTGGAAATTTTAGCTAAAACCGGAAAAACCATTCCAGAACTTTTAGAAGGCCTTCCGCCAGCATTCAACACGCCTGAAATTCGTATTGATACCACGGAAGAGAAAAAAGTTTTGATCGTTCAAAAAATGATTGAGGCTTTTCCGGACAAGCCAGGTGCTGACTATAAAGTGGATTTCACTGATGGTATTCGCTTGAGCTTTAAAGACGGGTGGGCTTTGTGCCGCTCTTCGAACACACAACCCGTGGTTGTAGTTCGTTATGAATCAAATACTCAAGCCGGCCTAGACGCTATTAGAAATCGCGTCGAGGCCGTCGTGAATAAATATCTTTAA
- a CDS encoding PdxA family dehydrogenase, with product MSKTKVVVTTGDIDGIGLEVAAKALHALGPQKNVQVILFRSENADPRYLKLLDKKWSRITVDSFEEALKIEGPYLVDIESDLAPARWVEITALACLKNKVHAIATAPLSKTSIKAAGYKDLGHTDILKRVSKSKNVNMGFVGDQFNVVLGTGHSAIKDVPSKVTFKSISSALKNANDLRKKLDKKQAKKPIAVLGLNPHAGEEGLIGKEELKLFPKLKAFAKTHKIPFEGPLVPDAAFFKSNWNKYSLYLTLYHDQGLIPFKLVHGQDSGVHITLGIPFVRTSVDHGTAKDIFGKNIANPSSMKDSIIWAIKLARL from the coding sequence ATGAGTAAAACAAAAGTCGTTGTCACCACAGGCGATATCGACGGCATCGGACTTGAGGTCGCAGCAAAAGCTTTGCACGCTTTGGGTCCACAGAAAAACGTTCAAGTCATTTTATTTCGCTCCGAAAATGCAGATCCTCGCTATTTGAAGTTGCTTGATAAAAAATGGTCACGCATCACTGTTGATTCATTTGAAGAAGCTTTAAAAATCGAAGGTCCTTATTTGGTGGATATCGAGTCCGACTTAGCGCCCGCACGTTGGGTTGAGATCACAGCTCTTGCTTGTTTGAAAAACAAAGTCCACGCGATTGCTACGGCTCCTTTATCTAAAACCAGCATCAAGGCCGCCGGATACAAAGATTTGGGGCACACCGACATCTTAAAGCGCGTTTCAAAATCTAAAAACGTGAATATGGGCTTTGTCGGGGATCAGTTTAACGTCGTTCTAGGTACGGGGCATTCTGCGATCAAAGATGTGCCGTCGAAGGTAACTTTTAAAAGTATTTCTTCTGCACTAAAAAATGCCAATGACCTGAGAAAAAAATTAGATAAAAAACAGGCAAAAAAACCTATTGCCGTGCTGGGATTAAATCCCCACGCCGGCGAAGAGGGTTTGATCGGCAAAGAAGAGCTGAAACTGTTTCCGAAGCTAAAAGCCTTTGCGAAGACTCATAAAATCCCTTTTGAGGGGCCGTTAGTTCCAGATGCCGCGTTTTTTAAAAGCAATTGGAATAAATACTCCCTTTACCTGACGCTTTACCATGATCAGGGGCTTATTCCCTTTAAGCTCGTCCACGGTCAAGACAGCGGGGTCCATATTACTTTGGGCATTCCTTTTGTAAGAACCAGTGTCGATCACGGAACCGCCAAAGACATTTTTGGTAAAAATATCGCCAATCCAAGCTCTATGAAGGATTCTATCATTTGGGCGATAAAATTAGCTCGACTGTAG
- a CDS encoding peptidylprolyl isomerase, which produces MIKFLLISLVALSAHAEVVEKTVAIVNSELVLESDFKELQKRIGKPGLIDESLLFDSSVDSLKSNRKAQLNYLIDEKILQSEVKRLNLTVTNDRVDSEIKDMAKRNNVSEEQLLEIIKGQGLNPTEYRAFLKESIEKRSLMDSEIISKLRIADEDALNEYLKTSPSSRPSIDEFSVSHIFFNPKKGGAEAAMKRAETALGKLRAGENFENLAQQFSEDPNFSSGGSLGSFKSGEFLPEIEEAISNLKVNETTQIVKSRMGYHIVKLTGKKLTTDPKFEARKEAIKAQLMEASFKRQLKNWLQSKREESSIRINE; this is translated from the coding sequence ATGATTAAGTTTCTTCTTATTTCTCTAGTAGCTCTCTCTGCCCACGCAGAGGTTGTGGAAAAAACTGTGGCTATCGTGAATTCAGAGCTGGTTTTAGAATCTGATTTCAAAGAATTACAAAAGCGCATTGGCAAGCCGGGCTTAATTGATGAGTCACTTTTATTTGATTCATCCGTAGATTCACTAAAATCAAATCGCAAGGCTCAATTGAACTATCTTATCGACGAAAAGATTCTTCAGTCTGAAGTAAAGCGTTTGAACTTAACCGTGACCAATGACCGCGTTGATTCTGAAATCAAAGATATGGCCAAAAGAAACAATGTTTCTGAGGAGCAGCTTTTAGAAATCATCAAGGGGCAGGGCCTAAATCCGACGGAATATCGTGCTTTTTTAAAAGAAAGTATCGAGAAGCGTTCTTTGATGGATTCAGAGATCATTTCTAAACTGCGTATTGCGGACGAGGATGCTTTAAACGAATATCTTAAAACGTCTCCATCAAGTCGTCCTTCGATTGACGAGTTTAGCGTATCGCACATCTTTTTTAATCCAAAAAAGGGTGGGGCCGAGGCGGCGATGAAGCGTGCGGAAACTGCTTTAGGAAAACTTCGTGCCGGTGAAAACTTTGAAAACCTAGCGCAACAATTCAGCGAAGATCCAAATTTTTCTTCCGGCGGAAGCTTAGGTTCTTTTAAATCCGGCGAGTTCTTACCGGAAATTGAAGAAGCCATTTCAAACTTAAAAGTGAACGAAACAACTCAGATCGTAAAATCACGCATGGGTTATCATATCGTTAAGTTGACTGGGAAAAAGCTAACAACGGATCCTAAATTTGAGGCAAGAAAAGAGGCCATCAAAGCTCAACTTATGGAAGCCAGCTTTAAACGTCAGTTAAAAAACTGGTTGCAAAGCAAGCGCGAAGAATCCTCTATCCGCATCAATGAGTAA
- a CDS encoding peptidyl-prolyl cis-trans isomerase: MISKKSPALTGLFVFLSLALAGCPSSYQKISTKPVEKVNDHVLTSREFANLLARRLRQFDALAAKDPNNIHRIKEEILKDFLVKSLTLDWAQAQNITISDTTLDKEVDKLRANYPDDLSFRRALAQENLSFSEWREALRYSLIEKEVFKKINEKVKAVTDEEIKRYYDDHKDRYKRKERVYLRQIVVDEEAKIDAIKTDLKTTEFATLAKKYSITPEGKAGGVVGWIEKGTVDYFDPLFSAGSAPQVIKSPFGVHLIRVEKKAPASTQTLEEVKPQILRELKAQREQAEYVAWLDAQLRSSKVLKDYDLMNSIKVDTRGAND, from the coding sequence ATGATTTCAAAGAAGAGCCCCGCATTGACGGGGCTTTTTGTTTTTTTAAGCCTGGCCTTGGCCGGCTGTCCGTCAAGCTATCAAAAGATTTCTACCAAGCCCGTAGAAAAGGTGAACGATCACGTTCTTACCAGCCGTGAGTTTGCAAATTTGTTGGCGCGACGTTTACGTCAGTTTGATGCTTTGGCAGCCAAAGATCCAAACAACATTCACCGGATTAAAGAAGAAATTTTAAAAGACTTTTTAGTAAAAAGCTTAACGCTAGATTGGGCCCAAGCCCAAAATATCACGATTTCTGACACCACTTTAGATAAAGAAGTCGACAAACTTCGCGCTAATTACCCCGATGATCTTTCGTTCCGCAGAGCTTTGGCCCAAGAAAATCTTTCCTTTTCAGAGTGGCGCGAAGCGCTTCGTTATTCACTGATCGAAAAAGAGGTTTTCAAAAAAATTAATGAAAAAGTTAAGGCCGTCACCGATGAAGAAATTAAGCGCTATTACGATGATCACAAAGATCGCTATAAACGCAAGGAGCGTGTTTACCTGCGACAAATCGTGGTCGACGAAGAAGCAAAAATAGACGCCATTAAAACCGATCTTAAAACCACCGAATTTGCGACGCTAGCAAAGAAATATTCTATCACTCCTGAGGGAAAAGCGGGCGGAGTCGTAGGTTGGATCGAAAAAGGAACGGTTGATTACTTTGATCCGTTATTTAGCGCCGGATCCGCCCCTCAGGTTATTAAAAGCCCCTTTGGCGTCCACCTTATCCGCGTCGAGAAGAAAGCCCCTGCCAGCACGCAGACCTTGGAAGAGGTTAAACCGCAGATCCTGCGGGAGCTAAAAGCACAACGCGAACAGGCAGAATACGTGGCGTGGCTTGATGCTCAGCTAAGAAGTAGTAAAGTGCTTAAGGACTATGATTTGATGAATTCCATCAAAGTCGATACTCGAGGTGCCAATGATTAA
- a CDS encoding peptidylprolyl isomerase, whose product MKLIISIMLLIASTSFAQKNEVVAQVGKKTITLEEFNKKFNEVKAQSVNPPTKELFLEDLIRYEVGLQEAEKRGFAKDPIVLERLNQEMYKALLERELGPRIQKIQVNDKEMQAWYAKNPELRTSHILIEFKPGATPQQIAEAKKRAEEIWSEVKSSKRPFEELVKLYSDDALSKQAGGDIGWQSRVTLVPNYYETVQSMKVGDVRGLIETQFGFHIVKLTGRRSFENANKRQIRAAVFDEKRRQIFNEYFAKLKKSYTIKENASAIR is encoded by the coding sequence ATGAAACTTATTATCAGCATCATGTTGCTTATCGCCTCGACTTCTTTTGCACAGAAAAATGAAGTCGTTGCTCAGGTCGGAAAAAAGACCATCACTCTTGAAGAGTTCAATAAAAAGTTTAATGAGGTCAAAGCCCAATCAGTGAATCCACCAACAAAAGAACTTTTCCTTGAAGACCTAATTCGTTACGAAGTGGGTTTGCAAGAAGCTGAAAAACGCGGTTTTGCTAAAGATCCTATCGTTTTAGAACGTCTTAACCAAGAGATGTACAAAGCCCTTTTAGAGCGCGAATTAGGACCAAGAATCCAAAAAATCCAAGTGAACGACAAAGAGATGCAAGCATGGTACGCAAAAAATCCAGAGCTTCGCACCAGCCACATCTTGATTGAGTTCAAACCTGGCGCAACTCCGCAACAAATTGCAGAGGCAAAAAAACGGGCGGAAGAAATCTGGTCCGAAGTGAAATCAAGCAAAAGACCTTTTGAAGAACTAGTAAAACTTTATTCAGACGATGCTTTATCCAAACAAGCCGGTGGGGATATCGGCTGGCAATCCCGCGTAACGCTTGTGCCAAATTACTACGAAACTGTGCAATCTATGAAAGTCGGTGATGTCCGCGGTCTGATCGAAACTCAGTTCGGCTTCCACATCGTAAAACTGACAGGCCGCAGAAGTTTTGAGAATGCGAACAAGCGTCAAATCCGCGCTGCTGTATTTGACGAAAAAAGACGTCAAATCTTCAATGAATATTTCGCAAAATTGAAAAAATCGTACACAATCAAAGAGAATGCGAGCGCAATTAGGTAA
- a CDS encoding lysophospholipid acyltransferase family protein: MFRKYLLPIIVYVFYRTLTFTWRVRIIEPDSLKKALENKDGKTPVVLAHWHGDELALISIVKRYRIATIASQSKDGELMSKVLGWLGAKTSRGSSSRGAVQGLKGLIRLIKDGANCSFAVDGPKGPIYKVKPGVFEISRMISGPVYAAGVAVDRALHFPKSWNKTFLPKPFAKVVIYWVGPMNPVARDADPRNPDLALELEVLLNQARDQARKFIADN, from the coding sequence GTGTTTAGGAAATACCTACTTCCTATTATCGTTTATGTCTTTTATCGAACCCTCACATTCACTTGGAGGGTTCGAATCATCGAACCTGACTCTTTAAAAAAGGCCCTAGAAAATAAAGATGGTAAAACTCCGGTCGTGCTCGCGCACTGGCACGGGGATGAGCTGGCGCTTATTTCGATCGTTAAACGCTATCGCATTGCCACCATTGCCTCGCAATCTAAAGACGGTGAGTTGATGTCTAAAGTTCTTGGTTGGTTGGGGGCAAAAACCAGTCGGGGATCTTCCTCGCGCGGGGCCGTTCAAGGTCTCAAGGGTCTTATTCGTTTAATCAAAGACGGGGCTAATTGCAGTTTTGCTGTCGACGGCCCAAAGGGTCCGATATACAAAGTAAAACCCGGTGTTTTTGAGATCTCGCGTATGATTTCAGGACCTGTGTATGCAGCAGGTGTGGCGGTTGATCGCGCCCTTCATTTTCCAAAATCATGGAACAAAACCTTTCTGCCAAAACCGTTTGCGAAGGTCGTTATCTATTGGGTTGGGCCCATGAATCCCGTCGCTAGAGATGCCGACCCAAGAAACCCAGACCTTGCTCTAGAGTTAGAGGTTCTTTTGAACCAGGCAAGGGACCAAGCACGTAAATTCATTGCGGATAATTAA
- a CDS encoding electron transfer flavoprotein subunit alpha/FixB family protein, protein MGTVLVFAEQTNGKLKRSSIELLQAAAKSGNKVVAAVFGSHAGDVTAAAGQNGAAEVYTVKDGALDQYNPELFTANMVSVIENVKPSILLASASSTGKDLFPRVAARLGAGIASDCTELNISGDNVVATKPLYSGKCFAKTSFENCSLKIVLMRANQLPVAPADAGKSATVTDHAAAKPDLKTLIKEIVKGTSEKLDLTEANVIVSGGRGLKEAANFKVLNDLADVLGATVGASRAVVDAGWVSHGMQVGQTGKTVAPSLYIAVGISGAIQHLAGMSGSKVIVAINNDANAPIFQKATYGIVGDALEIVPKLTEEFKKALHH, encoded by the coding sequence ATGGGTACAGTATTAGTTTTCGCCGAACAAACAAATGGCAAACTTAAACGCAGCTCGATCGAACTTCTTCAAGCCGCGGCTAAATCTGGTAACAAAGTTGTGGCTGCCGTTTTTGGCTCTCACGCAGGCGACGTAACTGCGGCCGCTGGTCAAAATGGGGCCGCTGAGGTTTACACGGTTAAAGACGGCGCCCTTGATCAATACAATCCAGAGCTTTTCACGGCAAACATGGTTTCCGTGATTGAAAATGTAAAACCAAGCATCCTGCTTGCTTCTGCTTCTTCAACAGGAAAAGACCTTTTCCCAAGGGTTGCGGCACGCCTGGGTGCGGGGATTGCTTCAGATTGTACAGAGCTTAATATCTCTGGTGACAACGTTGTGGCTACGAAGCCTCTGTATTCTGGAAAATGTTTTGCAAAAACAAGCTTTGAAAACTGCTCTTTAAAAATCGTTTTGATGCGCGCCAATCAACTTCCAGTGGCACCGGCGGATGCTGGCAAGTCAGCAACTGTTACTGATCACGCAGCAGCAAAACCAGATCTTAAAACTTTGATCAAAGAAATCGTTAAAGGAACTAGCGAAAAGCTAGATTTGACTGAAGCTAACGTTATCGTCAGCGGTGGTCGTGGTCTTAAAGAAGCTGCTAACTTTAAAGTTCTTAATGATTTAGCAGATGTTTTGGGCGCGACCGTGGGTGCTTCACGCGCGGTGGTTGATGCGGGCTGGGTTTCTCACGGTATGCAAGTGGGTCAAACTGGTAAAACAGTGGCTCCCTCATTGTACATCGCCGTTGGTATTTCAGGTGCGATTCAACACTTAGCAGGGATGAGTGGTTCAAAAGTGATCGTTGCGATTAATAACGACGCCAATGCGCCGATCTTCCAAAAAGCCACCTATGGAATTGTGGGTGACGCTCTTGAAATCGTTCCTAAGTTGACGGAAGAGTTCAAAAAGGCTCTTCATCACTAA
- a CDS encoding electron transfer flavoprotein subunit beta/FixA family protein, with amino-acid sequence MKIFVCIKQVPDTETKIKITPDQNGIDTAGVKWVMNPYDEYAVEEAVKLRDANAGSQVWVLSAGPKARVIESLRTALAMGADEAIVINAENLDNYSTAKALAEVIKAEGGAKVIFSGKLAIDDNASSVSQMMAEFLNVPHTTVVSKFAFNGENVVVERDVEGGAKEVVQMMTPAVVAANKGLNMPRYASLPGIMKAKKKVIKEVEFSSLNIPATDIKLKYTGFTLPADKPPVKMLSGDSSAQAAQLVSLLRDEAKVL; translated from the coding sequence ATGAAAATTTTTGTGTGTATCAAGCAGGTACCCGACACCGAAACGAAAATCAAAATCACTCCGGACCAAAACGGTATTGATACGGCTGGCGTTAAATGGGTTATGAACCCCTATGACGAATATGCTGTTGAAGAAGCGGTGAAGCTTCGCGATGCCAATGCCGGGTCCCAGGTTTGGGTTCTAAGTGCTGGACCAAAAGCTCGCGTTATCGAGTCTTTGCGTACCGCTTTAGCGATGGGGGCCGATGAAGCCATCGTGATTAATGCGGAAAATTTGGATAACTATTCCACAGCAAAAGCCTTGGCCGAGGTGATCAAAGCCGAAGGTGGTGCGAAAGTCATCTTCTCTGGAAAACTTGCGATCGACGACAATGCCTCTTCCGTCAGCCAAATGATGGCGGAATTTTTGAATGTTCCTCACACAACTGTGGTTTCAAAATTTGCTTTCAACGGCGAGAACGTTGTGGTTGAACGCGACGTTGAAGGTGGCGCTAAAGAAGTTGTCCAGATGATGACTCCGGCCGTGGTTGCGGCCAACAAAGGTTTAAATATGCCTCGTTACGCCAGTTTGCCAGGCATCATGAAAGCTAAGAAAAAAGTGATTAAGGAAGTTGAGTTCAGCTCTTTGAACATTCCTGCCACAGACATCAAATTGAAATACACAGGCTTTACATTGCCAGCAGATAAGCCACCGGTAAAAATGCTTTCCGGTGATTCTTCAGCTCAAGCCGCTCAACTAGTTTCTCTTCTTCGCGACGAAGCGAAGGTTCTTTAG
- a CDS encoding succinate dehydrogenase cytochrome b subunit produces MLAFLRSTVGKKYIMGISGLVWAGFVLTHMAGNLLIFVSNDAYNAYGHAITSGKLIYIAEAILLAALITHVYLAISLTVQNRAAKGSRYAVSAKGEKRVTLASRTMAIQGSLILVFIILHLITFKYGAHYETTVNGVPMRDLARLMEEVFQQPGYVVWYLVALFILGFHLKHGVGSTFQSLGLMEGTYRDMWRKLSITYGIIVAAGFIAQPIYLLMRSMQ; encoded by the coding sequence ATGTTAGCATTTCTCCGATCGACTGTCGGGAAAAAGTACATTATGGGAATCTCTGGACTTGTGTGGGCAGGTTTTGTTCTTACTCACATGGCCGGGAACTTACTTATCTTCGTCAGTAACGACGCCTACAACGCCTACGGGCATGCGATCACCAGTGGAAAATTGATTTACATTGCGGAAGCGATCCTGCTTGCGGCTTTGATCACACATGTGTACCTCGCGATTTCTTTAACGGTGCAAAATCGAGCGGCTAAAGGCAGCCGGTACGCTGTTTCCGCTAAAGGCGAAAAGCGTGTCACGCTGGCATCAAGAACAATGGCGATTCAAGGTTCATTGATTTTGGTTTTTATCATTTTGCATTTGATTACTTTCAAATACGGCGCCCATTATGAAACAACGGTGAATGGGGTGCCGATGCGTGACTTGGCTCGCCTGATGGAAGAAGTCTTTCAACAACCGGGTTACGTCGTTTGGTATCTGGTGGCTCTTTTCATTCTTGGTTTCCATTTAAAACATGGCGTCGGATCGACGTTTCAATCTTTGGGTCTGATGGAAGGCACCTACCGCGATATGTGGCGCAAACTTAGCATCACTTACGGAATCATCGTGGCGGCGGGCTTTATCGCGCAGCCTATTTATCTACTCATGAGATCGATGCAATAA